A window of the Cucurbita pepo subsp. pepo cultivar mu-cu-16 chromosome LG01, ASM280686v2, whole genome shotgun sequence genome harbors these coding sequences:
- the LOC111804091 gene encoding uncharacterized protein LOC111804091 isoform X4 has product MASHSSLTISDIARKAFLYSHFMEGHAKDTPISRLPIITILDTKHHLKDVPVCQPFHLELNFFSKENRILHYPVRAFYVDGQNLMAHNLCSGSDSIYKKLYTSIPGNVEFHPKCIVHSRKQRLFLVTFEFSGATNEVVLYWENTDSLTANSKCTTVKGRDAAFIGPNENQFAILDDDKTGLGLHILPGNASQENDNEKVLEDNHSTDTNNNSIRGPMPFMFETEVDRIFSTPLESTLMFASHGDQIGLVKLVQGHRNSTADGNYIPTKGEGRKSIKLRLNEVVLQVHWQETLRGLVAGVLTTERVLMLSADFDILASSYTKYDKGIPSYRSLLWIGPALIFSTATAISVLGWDGKVRTILSISMPYAVLAGALNDRLLLVTPTEINPRQKKGVEIRSCLVGLLEPLLIGFATMQQRFEQKLDLSEILYQITSRFDSLRITPRSLDILAGGPPVCGDLAVSLSQAGPQFTQVLRGIYAIKALRFSTALSVLKDEYLRSRDYPRCPPTSHLFHRFRQLGYACIKFGQFDSAKETFEVIADNESILDLFICHLNPSALRRLAQKLEEDGVDSELRRYCERILRVRSTGWTQGIFANFAAESVVPKGPEWGGGNWEIKTPTNLKAIPQWELAAEVMPYMKTDDGSIPSIVADHIGVYLGTVKGRGSIVEVVSEDRLVRSFPPAVGSIDKSTALQIPLAKSISNKSKASFDGESKDNLMGLETLMKKSSSSTSADEQAKAEEEFKKTMYGNAHDGSSSDEENVSKTRKLHIRIRDKPVASPTVDVKKIKEATMQFKLGEGFGPPISRTKSLTGSTQDLVETLSQPPATTALTAPIVSAASTDPFGSNSFVQPAPVFLPSTQGTGTGVGVAARPIPEDFFQNTIPSLQIAASLPPPGTYLSQLDPASRGVESNKVASNQANVPEVNVGLPDGGVPPQATPQATQQLAVSFEPIGLPDGGVPPQSSGQPTVMLPTVQPVQPAQPLLSSQPLDLSFLGLPNSVDPVKPTPPQAASVRPGQVPRGAAASVCFKTGLAHLEQNNLSDALSCFDESFLALAKDHSRGADIKAQATICAQYKIAVTLLQEIGRLQKVQGPSALSAKDEMGRLSRHLGSLPLLAKHRINCIRTAIKRNMEVQNFSYSKQMLELLFSKAPASKQDELRSLIDICIQRGLMNKSIDPLEDPSMFCAATLSRLSTIGYDICDLCGAKFSALTSPGCIICGMGSIKRSDALAEPVPSPFG; this is encoded by the exons atGGCAAG CCATAGTTCGCTTACTATATCGGACATTGCTCGGAAGGCTTTCCTTTACAGT CATTTTATGGAAGGCCATGCAAAAGATACTCCTATTTCTCGGTTACCTATCATCACAATTTTAGATACTAAACATCATTTGAAGGATGTTCCAGTTTGTCAG CCCTTTCATTTGGAGTTGAATTTCTTCAGTAAAGAAAACCGAATTCTTCATTATCCTGTTAGGGCTTTTTATGTAGATGGTCAAAACCTCATGGCACATAATCTATGCTCCGGATCAGATAGTATCTATAAGAAACTTTATACATCG ATTCCAGGGAATGTTGAATTTCATCCGAAGTGTATTGTTCATAGTAGAAAGCAGCGTCTATTTCTTGTTACTTTTGAGTTTAGTGGGGCCACAAATGAAGTTGTACTTTATTGGGAAAATACTGATTCTCTAACAGCAAACAGCAAATGTACCACAGTCAAAG GTCGAGATGCTGCTTTTATTGGCCCCAACGAGAATCAGTTTGCTATTCTAGATGATGATAAGACTGGACTTGGTTTACATATACTACCAGGAAATGCTTCACAAGAGAATGACAATGAAAAAGTTCTTGAAGACAACCACAGTACAGATACTAATAACAATTCTATCCGTGGACCTATGCCATTTATGTTTGAGACTGAAGTGGATCGTATTTTCTCTACTCCATTAG AATCAACATTGATGTTTGCATCTCATGGGGACCAGATTGGCTTGGTTAAACTGGTTCAAGGACATCGTAATTCGACAGCTGATGGTAACTATATACCAACGAAGGGTGAAGGGAGAAAATCAATTAAGCTGAGATTAAATGAGGTTGTCCTTCAG GTTCACTGGCAAGAAACTCTTAGAGGACTTGTTGCTGGAGTACTAACCACCGAGAGAGTGCTTATGCTTTCAGCTGATTTTGATATCTTGGCTAGCAGTTACACAAAATATGATAAGGGAATTCCTTCA TATCGATCCCTGTTGTGGATTGGACCTGCGCTCATCTTTTCTACTGCAACAGCGATTAGTGTCCTTGGCTGGGATGGAAAAGTGAGGACCATTCTTTCGATCAGTATGCCTTATGCAG TTCTCGCTGGTGCTTTGAATGATCGGTTATTGCTCGTGACTCCAACAGAGATAAATCCCAGACAGAAGAAGGGAGTGGAGATAAGGAGTTGTCTTGTTGGACTTCTTGAACCTCTTCTTATTGGTTTTGCTACAATGCAACAACGATTTGAGCAGAAGCTTGATCTTTCAGAAATACTTTATCAAATCACATCAAG GTTTGACAGCTTGCGTATCACTCCAAGGTCTCTTGATATTTTAGCTGGTGGTCCTCCTGTCTGTGGAGATCTTGCAGTGTCCTTGTCCCAAGCTGGTCCACAGTTTACGCAG GTGCTGCGGGGTATATATGCTATTAAAGCCCTTCGTTTTTCTACTGCTTTATCCGTTTTAAAGGATGAATACTTACGATCTAGAGATTACCCAAGATGCCCTCCAACATCGCATTTATTCCATCGGTTTCGACAGTTGGGTTACGCATGTATCAA GTTTGGTCAGTTCGATAGTGCGAAAGAAACTTTTGAAGTTATAGCAGACAATGAAAGCATACTTGATTTGTTTATCTGCCACCTTAACCCCAGTGCATTGCGTCGTTTAGCTCAAAAATTGGAAGAGGATGGCGTAGATTCTGAACTGAGACGATATTGCGAGCGAATTTTAAGGGTCCGCTCTACAGGATGGACACAAGGCATTTTTGCAAATTTTGCTGCTGAGAGCGTGGTTCCCAAAGGTCCAGAATGGGGTGGTGGAAACTGGGAAATCAAAACTCCCACCAATTTGAAGGCTATACCTCAATGGGAACTGGCTGCAGAAGTGATGCCGTATATGAAAACAGATGACGGTTCTATACCTTCGATCGTTGCAGATCATATTGGTGTTTACCTTGGTACGGTTAAAGGTAGAGGTAGTATTGTTGAAGTAGTAAGTGAGGATAGACTGGTCAGATCTTTTCCACCTGCTGTTGGAAGTATTGATAAGTCCACTGCGCTTCAAATACCTTTAGCAAAATCCATTTCCAATAAATCCAAGGCATCATTTGATGGTGAGTCAAAGGATAATTTGATGGGTTTGGAAACTCTTATGAAAAAATCTTCTAGTTCAACCTCTGCAGATGAACAGGCTAAAGCTGAAGAAGAATTCAAGAAAACAATGTATGGTAATGCTCATGATGGTAGCAGTAGTGATGAAGAGAACGTTTCAAAAACTCGAAAGCTACACATTAGAATACGAGATAAACCTGTTGCATCTCCAACAGTTGATGTGAAAAAGATCAAAGAAGCTACGATGCAATTTAAACTTGGGGAGGGATTTGGTCCACCCATTAGCAGAACCAAGTCATTGACTGGTAGCACTCAGGACCTTGTGGAAACTTTATCCCAACCTCCTGCTACAACTGCTTTAACCGCTCCAATTGTTTCTGCTGCCTCGACTGATCCTTTTGGTTCAAATTCATTCGTGCAACCTGCACCAGTGTTCCTGCCTTCTACCCAGGGCACGGGCACGGGTGTGGGAGTTGCGGCCAGACCCATTCCGGAGGACTTTTTCCAAAATACAATTCCTTCTCTTCAGATTGCAGCTTCCCTTCCTCCTCCTGGAACTTACCTTTCACAGTTAGATCCAGCGTCCCGTGGCGTTGAGAGCAACAAGGTCGCTTCCAACCAGGCCAATGTTCCTGAAGTTAATGTTGGCCTTCCAGATGGTGGTGTTCCCCCTCAAGCCACCCCTCAGGCCACCCAGCAACTGGCTGTATCGTTCGAACCAATTGGATTACCTGATGGGGGTGTACCACCACAATCCTCGGGTCAACCCACTGTCATGCTGCCGACAGTTCAGCCAGTTCAGCCAGCTCAGCCTTTACTTTCTTCACAGCCTCTTGATCTTAGTTTCCTAGGACTTCCAAATTCTGTTGATCCTGTAAAGCCTACTCCACCTCAAGCGGCTTCTGTGCGACCTGGACAG GTTCCCCGTGGTGCTGCTGCTTCTGTATGCTTCAAGACTGGGCTAGCACATCTAGAGCAGAATAATCTTTCAGATGCTTTGTCTTGTTTTGATGAATCTTTTCTGGCACTTGCCAAAGACCATTCTCGAGGAGCTGATATTAAAGCTCAAGCGACCATATGTGCCCAGTACAAGATAGCTGTGACTCTTCTTCAG GAAATCGGAAGATTACAAAAGGTACAAGGACCGAGTGCACTGAGTGCCAAAGATGAGATGGGCAGACTATCACGCCATCTAGGTTCTTTGCCTCTTCTGGCAAAGCATCGTATAAATTGCATACGAACTGCTATAAAACGGAATATGGAGGTTCAGAATTTCTCTTATTCTAAACAGATGCTTGAACTTCTGTTCTCTAAAGCTCCTGCAAGTAAGCAAGATGAGTTGAGGAGCCTCATTGACATTTGTATTCAAAGGGGTTTGATGAACAAGTCCATTGATCCACTGGAAGATCCCTCAATGTTCTGTGCTGCCACCCTCAGTCGATTGTCGACGATTGGTTATGATATATGCGATCTTTGTGGCGCTAAATTTTCGGCTCTAACCTCTCCTGGATGCATAATATGTGGCATGGGAAGCATAAAAAGATCAGATGCTCTTGCAGAACCTGTACCTTCACCGTTTGGCTAA
- the LOC111804091 gene encoding uncharacterized protein LOC111804091 isoform X3 yields the protein MAYVIESIDIPRILSQKGGEAVYPLPRIKALEVHPKLNLAALLFANVSGADTVKNRAAYTREGRKQLFAVLQSARGSSASVLKEKLSSLGASGILADHQLQAQLQEHHLKGHSSLTISDIARKAFLYSHFMEGHAKDTPISRLPIITILDTKHHLKDVPVCQPFHLELNFFSKENRILHYPVRAFYVDGQNLMAHNLCSGSDSIYKKLYTSIPGNVEFHPKCIVHSRKQRLFLVTFEFSGATNEVVLYWENTDSLTANSKCTTVKGRDAAFIGPNENQFAILDDDKTGLGLHILPGNASQENDNEKVLEDNHSTDTNNNSIRGPMPFMFETEVDRIFSTPLESTLMFASHGDQIGLVKLVQGHRNSTADGNYIPTKGEGRKSIKLRLNEVVLQVHWQETLRGLVAGVLTTERVLMLSADFDILASSYTKYDKGIPSYRSLLWIGPALIFSTATAISVLGWDGKVRTILSISMPYAVLAGALNDRLLLVTPTEINPRQKKGVEIRSCLVGLLEPLLIGFATMQQRFEQKLDLSEILYQITSRFDSLRITPRSLDILAGGPPVCGDLAVSLSQAGPQFTQVLRGIYAIKALRFSTALSVLKDEYLRSRDYPRCPPTSHLFHRFRQLGYACIKFGQFDSAKETFEVIADNESILDLFICHLNPSALRRLAQKLEEDGVDSELRRYCERILRVRSTGWTQGIFANFAAESVVPKGPEWGGGNWEIKTPTNLKAIPQWELAAEVMPYMKTDDGSIPSIVADHIGVYLGTVKGRGSIVEVVSEDRLVRSFPPAVGSIDKSTALQIPLAKSISNKSKASFDGESKDNLMGLETLMKKSSSSTSADEQAKAEEEFKKTMYGNAHDGSSSDEENVSKTRKLHIRIRDKPVASPTVDVKKIKEATMQFKLGEGFGPPISRTKSLTGSTQDLVETLSQPPATTALTAPIVSAASTDPFGSNSFVQPAPVFLPSTQGTGTGVGVAARPIPEDFFQNTIPSLQIAASLPPPGTYLSQLDPASRGVESNKVASNQANVPEVNVGLPDGGVPPQATPQATQQLAVSFEPIGLPDGGVPPQSSGQPTVMLPTVQPVQPAQPLLSSQPLDLSFLGLPNSVDPVKPTPPQAASVRPGQVPRGAAASVCFKTGLAHLEQNNLSDALSCFDESFLALAKDHSRGADIKAQATICAQYKIAVTLLQEIGRLQKVQGPSALSAKDEMGRLSRHLGSLPLLAKHRINCIRTAIKRNMEVQNFSYSKQMLELLFSKAPASKQDELRSLIDICIQRGLMNKSIDPLEDPSMFCAATLSRLSTIGYDICDLCGAKFSALTSPGCIICGMGSIKRSDALAEPVPSPFG from the exons ATGGCTTATG TGATTGAATCAATCGATATACCTCGCATCCTTTCCCAGAAGGGTGGAGAAGCAGTTTATCCCCTACCGAGGATCAAAGCATTAGAAGTTCACCCTAAACTCAATTTAGCAGCATTGCTGTTTGCA AATGTGTCAGGTGCTGATACTGTAAAAAATAGGGCTGCATACACAAGGGAAGGACGAAAACAACTATTTGCAGTTCTGCAAAGTGCAAGAGGATCTTCTG CTTCTGTTTTGAAAGAAAAGCTTTCATCCTTGGGTGCATCTGGAATATTAGCTGACCATCAACTTCAAGCGCAACTGCAAGAACATCATCTGAAGGG CCATAGTTCGCTTACTATATCGGACATTGCTCGGAAGGCTTTCCTTTACAGT CATTTTATGGAAGGCCATGCAAAAGATACTCCTATTTCTCGGTTACCTATCATCACAATTTTAGATACTAAACATCATTTGAAGGATGTTCCAGTTTGTCAG CCCTTTCATTTGGAGTTGAATTTCTTCAGTAAAGAAAACCGAATTCTTCATTATCCTGTTAGGGCTTTTTATGTAGATGGTCAAAACCTCATGGCACATAATCTATGCTCCGGATCAGATAGTATCTATAAGAAACTTTATACATCG ATTCCAGGGAATGTTGAATTTCATCCGAAGTGTATTGTTCATAGTAGAAAGCAGCGTCTATTTCTTGTTACTTTTGAGTTTAGTGGGGCCACAAATGAAGTTGTACTTTATTGGGAAAATACTGATTCTCTAACAGCAAACAGCAAATGTACCACAGTCAAAG GTCGAGATGCTGCTTTTATTGGCCCCAACGAGAATCAGTTTGCTATTCTAGATGATGATAAGACTGGACTTGGTTTACATATACTACCAGGAAATGCTTCACAAGAGAATGACAATGAAAAAGTTCTTGAAGACAACCACAGTACAGATACTAATAACAATTCTATCCGTGGACCTATGCCATTTATGTTTGAGACTGAAGTGGATCGTATTTTCTCTACTCCATTAG AATCAACATTGATGTTTGCATCTCATGGGGACCAGATTGGCTTGGTTAAACTGGTTCAAGGACATCGTAATTCGACAGCTGATGGTAACTATATACCAACGAAGGGTGAAGGGAGAAAATCAATTAAGCTGAGATTAAATGAGGTTGTCCTTCAG GTTCACTGGCAAGAAACTCTTAGAGGACTTGTTGCTGGAGTACTAACCACCGAGAGAGTGCTTATGCTTTCAGCTGATTTTGATATCTTGGCTAGCAGTTACACAAAATATGATAAGGGAATTCCTTCA TATCGATCCCTGTTGTGGATTGGACCTGCGCTCATCTTTTCTACTGCAACAGCGATTAGTGTCCTTGGCTGGGATGGAAAAGTGAGGACCATTCTTTCGATCAGTATGCCTTATGCAG TTCTCGCTGGTGCTTTGAATGATCGGTTATTGCTCGTGACTCCAACAGAGATAAATCCCAGACAGAAGAAGGGAGTGGAGATAAGGAGTTGTCTTGTTGGACTTCTTGAACCTCTTCTTATTGGTTTTGCTACAATGCAACAACGATTTGAGCAGAAGCTTGATCTTTCAGAAATACTTTATCAAATCACATCAAG GTTTGACAGCTTGCGTATCACTCCAAGGTCTCTTGATATTTTAGCTGGTGGTCCTCCTGTCTGTGGAGATCTTGCAGTGTCCTTGTCCCAAGCTGGTCCACAGTTTACGCAG GTGCTGCGGGGTATATATGCTATTAAAGCCCTTCGTTTTTCTACTGCTTTATCCGTTTTAAAGGATGAATACTTACGATCTAGAGATTACCCAAGATGCCCTCCAACATCGCATTTATTCCATCGGTTTCGACAGTTGGGTTACGCATGTATCAA GTTTGGTCAGTTCGATAGTGCGAAAGAAACTTTTGAAGTTATAGCAGACAATGAAAGCATACTTGATTTGTTTATCTGCCACCTTAACCCCAGTGCATTGCGTCGTTTAGCTCAAAAATTGGAAGAGGATGGCGTAGATTCTGAACTGAGACGATATTGCGAGCGAATTTTAAGGGTCCGCTCTACAGGATGGACACAAGGCATTTTTGCAAATTTTGCTGCTGAGAGCGTGGTTCCCAAAGGTCCAGAATGGGGTGGTGGAAACTGGGAAATCAAAACTCCCACCAATTTGAAGGCTATACCTCAATGGGAACTGGCTGCAGAAGTGATGCCGTATATGAAAACAGATGACGGTTCTATACCTTCGATCGTTGCAGATCATATTGGTGTTTACCTTGGTACGGTTAAAGGTAGAGGTAGTATTGTTGAAGTAGTAAGTGAGGATAGACTGGTCAGATCTTTTCCACCTGCTGTTGGAAGTATTGATAAGTCCACTGCGCTTCAAATACCTTTAGCAAAATCCATTTCCAATAAATCCAAGGCATCATTTGATGGTGAGTCAAAGGATAATTTGATGGGTTTGGAAACTCTTATGAAAAAATCTTCTAGTTCAACCTCTGCAGATGAACAGGCTAAAGCTGAAGAAGAATTCAAGAAAACAATGTATGGTAATGCTCATGATGGTAGCAGTAGTGATGAAGAGAACGTTTCAAAAACTCGAAAGCTACACATTAGAATACGAGATAAACCTGTTGCATCTCCAACAGTTGATGTGAAAAAGATCAAAGAAGCTACGATGCAATTTAAACTTGGGGAGGGATTTGGTCCACCCATTAGCAGAACCAAGTCATTGACTGGTAGCACTCAGGACCTTGTGGAAACTTTATCCCAACCTCCTGCTACAACTGCTTTAACCGCTCCAATTGTTTCTGCTGCCTCGACTGATCCTTTTGGTTCAAATTCATTCGTGCAACCTGCACCAGTGTTCCTGCCTTCTACCCAGGGCACGGGCACGGGTGTGGGAGTTGCGGCCAGACCCATTCCGGAGGACTTTTTCCAAAATACAATTCCTTCTCTTCAGATTGCAGCTTCCCTTCCTCCTCCTGGAACTTACCTTTCACAGTTAGATCCAGCGTCCCGTGGCGTTGAGAGCAACAAGGTCGCTTCCAACCAGGCCAATGTTCCTGAAGTTAATGTTGGCCTTCCAGATGGTGGTGTTCCCCCTCAAGCCACCCCTCAGGCCACCCAGCAACTGGCTGTATCGTTCGAACCAATTGGATTACCTGATGGGGGTGTACCACCACAATCCTCGGGTCAACCCACTGTCATGCTGCCGACAGTTCAGCCAGTTCAGCCAGCTCAGCCTTTACTTTCTTCACAGCCTCTTGATCTTAGTTTCCTAGGACTTCCAAATTCTGTTGATCCTGTAAAGCCTACTCCACCTCAAGCGGCTTCTGTGCGACCTGGACAG GTTCCCCGTGGTGCTGCTGCTTCTGTATGCTTCAAGACTGGGCTAGCACATCTAGAGCAGAATAATCTTTCAGATGCTTTGTCTTGTTTTGATGAATCTTTTCTGGCACTTGCCAAAGACCATTCTCGAGGAGCTGATATTAAAGCTCAAGCGACCATATGTGCCCAGTACAAGATAGCTGTGACTCTTCTTCAG GAAATCGGAAGATTACAAAAGGTACAAGGACCGAGTGCACTGAGTGCCAAAGATGAGATGGGCAGACTATCACGCCATCTAGGTTCTTTGCCTCTTCTGGCAAAGCATCGTATAAATTGCATACGAACTGCTATAAAACGGAATATGGAGGTTCAGAATTTCTCTTATTCTAAACAGATGCTTGAACTTCTGTTCTCTAAAGCTCCTGCAAGTAAGCAAGATGAGTTGAGGAGCCTCATTGACATTTGTATTCAAAGGGGTTTGATGAACAAGTCCATTGATCCACTGGAAGATCCCTCAATGTTCTGTGCTGCCACCCTCAGTCGATTGTCGACGATTGGTTATGATATATGCGATCTTTGTGGCGCTAAATTTTCGGCTCTAACCTCTCCTGGATGCATAATATGTGGCATGGGAAGCATAAAAAGATCAGATGCTCTTGCAGAACCTGTACCTTCACCGTTTGGCTAA